A stretch of the Panthera uncia isolate 11264 chromosome D1, Puncia_PCG_1.0, whole genome shotgun sequence genome encodes the following:
- the SF1 gene encoding splicing factor 1 isoform X7, with the protein MVALNPDFKPPADYKPPATRVSDKVMIPQDEYPEINFVGLLIGPRGNTLKNIEKECNAKIMIRGKGSVKEGKVGRKDGQMLPGEDEPLHALVTANTMENVKKAVEQIRNILKQGIETPEDQNDLRKMQLRELARLNGTLREDDNRILRPWQSSETRSITNTTVCTKCGGAGHIASDCKFQRPGDPQSAQDKARMDKEYLSLMAELGEAPVPASVGSTSGPATTPLASAPRPAAPANNPPPPSLMSTTQSRPPWMNSGPSESRPYHGMHGGGPGGPGGGPHSFPHPLPSLTGGHGGHPMQHNPNGPPPPWMQPPPPPMNQGPHPPGHHGPPPMDQYLGSTPVGSGVYRLHQGKGMMPPPPMGMMPPPPPPPSGQPPPPPSGPLPPWQQQQQQPPPPPPPSSSMASSTPLPWQQNTTTTTTSAGTGSIPPWQQQQAAAAASPGAPQMQGNPTMVPLPPGVQPPLPPGAPPPPPPPPPGSAGMMYAPPPPPPPPMDPSNFVTMMGMGVAGMPPFGMPPAPPPPPPQN; encoded by the exons ATGGTTGCCCTCAACCCTGATTTCAAGCCGCCTGCAGATTACAA gcCTCCAGCAACACGGGTGAGCGATAAAGTAATGATTCCACAAGATGAGTACCCAGAAATCAACTTCGTGGGGCTGCTGATTGGGCCCAG AGGGAACACCTTGAAGAACATAGAGAAGGAATGTAACGCCAAGATTATGATTCGGGGAAAAGGGTCTGTCAAAGAAGGGAAGGTCGGGCGCAAAGATGGCCAGATGTTGCCTGGAGAAGATGAACCACTTCATGCCCTGGTTACCGCCAACACCATGGAGAATGTGAAGAAAGCCGTGGAACAG ATAAGAAACATCCTGAAGCAGGGTATTGAGACCCCTGAGGACCAGAATGATCTACGGAAGATGCAGCTTCGGGAGTTGGCCCGTTTGAACGGGACCCTTCGAGAAGATGATAACAG GATCTTAAGACCTTGGCAGAGCTCAGAGACCCGCAGCATTACCAATACCACAGTGTGTACCAAGTGCGGAGGGGCTGGCCATATTGCTTCCGATTGTAAATTCCAAAG GCCTGGTGACCCCCAGTCAGCTCAGGATAAAGCACGGATGGATAAAGAGTATTTGTCCCTCATGGCTGAACTGGGCGAAGCCCCTGTGCCAGCGTCCGTGGGCTCCACCTCTGGGCCTGCCACCACGCCCCTGGCCAGCGCGCCTCGGCCTGCTGCTCCCGCCAACAACCCACCTCCCCCG TCTCTCATGTCCACCACCCAGAGCCGCCCACCCTGGATGAATTCGGGCCCTTCAGAGAGTCGGCCCTACCACGGCATGCATGGAGGTGGTCCTGGTGGGCCCGGAGGTGGCCCCCACAGCTTCCCACACCCGTTACCCAGCCTGACAGGTGGGCACGGTGGACATCCCATGCAGCACAACCCTAACGGACCCCCACCCCCTTGGATGCAGCCGCCACCACCACCGATGAACCAGGGCCCCCACCCACCTGGGCATCATGGCCCTCCTCCAATGG ATCAGTACCTGGGAAGTACGCCTGTGGGCTCTGGGGTCTATCGCCTGCATCAAGGAAAAG GTATGATGCCACCGCCGCCTATGGGCATgatgccgccgccgccgccgcctcccagtgggcagcccccgccccctccctctggccctcttcccccatggcagcagcagcagcagcagcctccgCCACCCCCTCCGCCCAGCAGCAGTATGGCTTCCAGTACCCCCTTGCCATGGCAGCAAA ATACGACGACTACCACCACGAGCGCTGGCACAGGGTCCATCCCGCCATGGCAACAGCAGCAGGCGGCTGCCGCAGCTTCTCCAGGAGCCCCTCAGATGCAAGGCAACCCCACTATGGTGCCCCTGCCCCCCGGGGTCCAGCCGCCTCTGCCGCCCggggcccctccccctccgccgcctccgccgcctGGTTCCGCCGGCATGATGtatgccccgccccctcctcctccgcctcccaTGGACCCTTCTAACTTTGTCACCATGATGGGCATGGGGGTGGCGGGCATGCCGCCCTTCGGGATGCCTCCAGCTCCCCCACCGCCTCCACCACAGAACTAG
- the SF1 gene encoding splicing factor 1 isoform X10 — protein MVALNPDFKPPADYKPPATRVSDKVMIPQDEYPEINFVGLLIGPRGNTLKNIEKECNAKIMIRGKGSVKEGKVGRKDGQMLPGEDEPLHALVTANTMENVKKAVEQIRNILKQGIETPEDQNDLRKMQLRELARLNGTLREDDNRILRPWQSSETRSITNTTVCTKCGGAGHIASDCKFQRPGDPQSAQDKARMDKEYLSLMAELGEAPVPASVGSTSGPATTPLASAPRPAAPANNPPPPSLMSTTQSRPPWMNSGPSESRPYHGMHGGGPGGPGGGPHSFPHPLPSLTGGHGGHPMQHNPNGPPPPWMQPPPPPMNQGPHPPGHHGPPPMVPGKYACGLWGLSPASRKRYDATAAYGHDAAAAAASQWAAPAPSLWPSSPMAAAAAAASATPSAQQQYGFQYPLAMAAKIPPRGGDGPSHESEDFPRPLVTLPGRQPQQRPWWTGWFGKAA, from the exons ATGGTTGCCCTCAACCCTGATTTCAAGCCGCCTGCAGATTACAA gcCTCCAGCAACACGGGTGAGCGATAAAGTAATGATTCCACAAGATGAGTACCCAGAAATCAACTTCGTGGGGCTGCTGATTGGGCCCAG AGGGAACACCTTGAAGAACATAGAGAAGGAATGTAACGCCAAGATTATGATTCGGGGAAAAGGGTCTGTCAAAGAAGGGAAGGTCGGGCGCAAAGATGGCCAGATGTTGCCTGGAGAAGATGAACCACTTCATGCCCTGGTTACCGCCAACACCATGGAGAATGTGAAGAAAGCCGTGGAACAG ATAAGAAACATCCTGAAGCAGGGTATTGAGACCCCTGAGGACCAGAATGATCTACGGAAGATGCAGCTTCGGGAGTTGGCCCGTTTGAACGGGACCCTTCGAGAAGATGATAACAG GATCTTAAGACCTTGGCAGAGCTCAGAGACCCGCAGCATTACCAATACCACAGTGTGTACCAAGTGCGGAGGGGCTGGCCATATTGCTTCCGATTGTAAATTCCAAAG GCCTGGTGACCCCCAGTCAGCTCAGGATAAAGCACGGATGGATAAAGAGTATTTGTCCCTCATGGCTGAACTGGGCGAAGCCCCTGTGCCAGCGTCCGTGGGCTCCACCTCTGGGCCTGCCACCACGCCCCTGGCCAGCGCGCCTCGGCCTGCTGCTCCCGCCAACAACCCACCTCCCCCG TCTCTCATGTCCACCACCCAGAGCCGCCCACCCTGGATGAATTCGGGCCCTTCAGAGAGTCGGCCCTACCACGGCATGCATGGAGGTGGTCCTGGTGGGCCCGGAGGTGGCCCCCACAGCTTCCCACACCCGTTACCCAGCCTGACAGGTGGGCACGGTGGACATCCCATGCAGCACAACCCTAACGGACCCCCACCCCCTTGGATGCAGCCGCCACCACCACCGATGAACCAGGGCCCCCACCCACCTGGGCATCATGGCCCTCCTCCAATGG TACCTGGGAAGTACGCCTGTGGGCTCTGGGGTCTATCGCCTGCATCAAGGAAAAG GTATGATGCCACCGCCGCCTATGGGCATgatgccgccgccgccgccgcctcccagtgggcagcccccgccccctccctctggccctcttcccccatggcagcagcagcagcagcagcctccgCCACCCCCTCCGCCCAGCAGCAGTATGGCTTCCAGTACCCCCTTGCCATGGCAGCAAA GATCCCTCCCCGCGGCGGCGATGGCCCGAGCCATGAGAGTGAGGACTTTCCGCGCCCATTGGTGACCCTTCCAGGCAGACAGCCTCAGCAGCGCCCCTGGTGGACGGGATGGTTCGGCAAAGCAGCCTGA
- the SF1 gene encoding splicing factor 1 isoform X9, translated as MVALNPDFKPPADYKPPATRVSDKVMIPQDEYPEINFVGLLIGPRGNTLKNIEKECNAKIMIRGKGSVKEGKVGRKDGQMLPGEDEPLHALVTANTMENVKKAVEQIRNILKQGIETPEDQNDLRKMQLRELARLNGTLREDDNRILRPWQSSETRSITNTTVCTKCGGAGHIASDCKFQRPGDPQSAQDKARMDKEYLSLMAELGEAPVPASVGSTSGPATTPLASAPRPAAPANNPPPPSLMSTTQSRPPWMNSGPSESRPYHGMHGGGPGGPGGGPHSFPHPLPSLTGGHGGHPMQHNPNGPPPPWMQPPPPPMNQGPHPPGHHGPPPMGKSVPGKYACGLWGLSPASRKRYDATAAYGHDAAAAAASQWAAPAPSLWPSSPMAAAAAAASATPSAQQQYGFQYPLAMAAKIPPRGGDGPSHESEDFPRPLVTLPGRQPQQRPWWTGWFGKAA; from the exons ATGGTTGCCCTCAACCCTGATTTCAAGCCGCCTGCAGATTACAA gcCTCCAGCAACACGGGTGAGCGATAAAGTAATGATTCCACAAGATGAGTACCCAGAAATCAACTTCGTGGGGCTGCTGATTGGGCCCAG AGGGAACACCTTGAAGAACATAGAGAAGGAATGTAACGCCAAGATTATGATTCGGGGAAAAGGGTCTGTCAAAGAAGGGAAGGTCGGGCGCAAAGATGGCCAGATGTTGCCTGGAGAAGATGAACCACTTCATGCCCTGGTTACCGCCAACACCATGGAGAATGTGAAGAAAGCCGTGGAACAG ATAAGAAACATCCTGAAGCAGGGTATTGAGACCCCTGAGGACCAGAATGATCTACGGAAGATGCAGCTTCGGGAGTTGGCCCGTTTGAACGGGACCCTTCGAGAAGATGATAACAG GATCTTAAGACCTTGGCAGAGCTCAGAGACCCGCAGCATTACCAATACCACAGTGTGTACCAAGTGCGGAGGGGCTGGCCATATTGCTTCCGATTGTAAATTCCAAAG GCCTGGTGACCCCCAGTCAGCTCAGGATAAAGCACGGATGGATAAAGAGTATTTGTCCCTCATGGCTGAACTGGGCGAAGCCCCTGTGCCAGCGTCCGTGGGCTCCACCTCTGGGCCTGCCACCACGCCCCTGGCCAGCGCGCCTCGGCCTGCTGCTCCCGCCAACAACCCACCTCCCCCG TCTCTCATGTCCACCACCCAGAGCCGCCCACCCTGGATGAATTCGGGCCCTTCAGAGAGTCGGCCCTACCACGGCATGCATGGAGGTGGTCCTGGTGGGCCCGGAGGTGGCCCCCACAGCTTCCCACACCCGTTACCCAGCCTGACAGGTGGGCACGGTGGACATCCCATGCAGCACAACCCTAACGGACCCCCACCCCCTTGGATGCAGCCGCCACCACCACCGATGAACCAGGGCCCCCACCCACCTGGGCATCATGGCCCTCCTCCAATGGGTAA ATCAGTACCTGGGAAGTACGCCTGTGGGCTCTGGGGTCTATCGCCTGCATCAAGGAAAAG GTATGATGCCACCGCCGCCTATGGGCATgatgccgccgccgccgccgcctcccagtgggcagcccccgccccctccctctggccctcttcccccatggcagcagcagcagcagcagcctccgCCACCCCCTCCGCCCAGCAGCAGTATGGCTTCCAGTACCCCCTTGCCATGGCAGCAAA GATCCCTCCCCGCGGCGGCGATGGCCCGAGCCATGAGAGTGAGGACTTTCCGCGCCCATTGGTGACCCTTCCAGGCAGACAGCCTCAGCAGCGCCCCTGGTGGACGGGATGGTTCGGCAAAGCAGCCTGA
- the SF1 gene encoding splicing factor 1 isoform X8 produces MVALNPDFKPPADYKPPATRVSDKVMIPQDEYPEINFVGLLIGPRGNTLKNIEKECNAKIMIRGKGSVKEGKVGRKDGQMLPGEDEPLHALVTANTMENVKKAVEQIRNILKQGIETPEDQNDLRKMQLRELARLNGTLREDDNRILRPWQSSETRSITNTTVCTKCGGAGHIASDCKFQRPGDPQSAQDKARMDKEYLSLMAELGEAPVPASVGSTSGPATTPLASAPRPAAPANNPPPPSLMSTTQSRPPWMNSGPSESRPYHGMHGGGPGGPGGGPHSFPHPLPSLTGGHGGHPMQHNPNGPPPPWMQPPPPPMNQGPHPPGHHGPPPMVPGKYACGLWGLSPASRKRYDATAAYGHDAAAAAASQWAAPAPSLWPSSPMAAAAAAASATPSAQQQYGFQYPLAMAAKYDDYHHERWHRVHPAMATAAGGCRSFSRSPSDARQPHYGAPAPRGPAASAARGPSPSAASAAWFRRHDVCPAPSSSASHGPF; encoded by the exons ATGGTTGCCCTCAACCCTGATTTCAAGCCGCCTGCAGATTACAA gcCTCCAGCAACACGGGTGAGCGATAAAGTAATGATTCCACAAGATGAGTACCCAGAAATCAACTTCGTGGGGCTGCTGATTGGGCCCAG AGGGAACACCTTGAAGAACATAGAGAAGGAATGTAACGCCAAGATTATGATTCGGGGAAAAGGGTCTGTCAAAGAAGGGAAGGTCGGGCGCAAAGATGGCCAGATGTTGCCTGGAGAAGATGAACCACTTCATGCCCTGGTTACCGCCAACACCATGGAGAATGTGAAGAAAGCCGTGGAACAG ATAAGAAACATCCTGAAGCAGGGTATTGAGACCCCTGAGGACCAGAATGATCTACGGAAGATGCAGCTTCGGGAGTTGGCCCGTTTGAACGGGACCCTTCGAGAAGATGATAACAG GATCTTAAGACCTTGGCAGAGCTCAGAGACCCGCAGCATTACCAATACCACAGTGTGTACCAAGTGCGGAGGGGCTGGCCATATTGCTTCCGATTGTAAATTCCAAAG GCCTGGTGACCCCCAGTCAGCTCAGGATAAAGCACGGATGGATAAAGAGTATTTGTCCCTCATGGCTGAACTGGGCGAAGCCCCTGTGCCAGCGTCCGTGGGCTCCACCTCTGGGCCTGCCACCACGCCCCTGGCCAGCGCGCCTCGGCCTGCTGCTCCCGCCAACAACCCACCTCCCCCG TCTCTCATGTCCACCACCCAGAGCCGCCCACCCTGGATGAATTCGGGCCCTTCAGAGAGTCGGCCCTACCACGGCATGCATGGAGGTGGTCCTGGTGGGCCCGGAGGTGGCCCCCACAGCTTCCCACACCCGTTACCCAGCCTGACAGGTGGGCACGGTGGACATCCCATGCAGCACAACCCTAACGGACCCCCACCCCCTTGGATGCAGCCGCCACCACCACCGATGAACCAGGGCCCCCACCCACCTGGGCATCATGGCCCTCCTCCAATGG TACCTGGGAAGTACGCCTGTGGGCTCTGGGGTCTATCGCCTGCATCAAGGAAAAG GTATGATGCCACCGCCGCCTATGGGCATgatgccgccgccgccgccgcctcccagtgggcagcccccgccccctccctctggccctcttcccccatggcagcagcagcagcagcagcctccgCCACCCCCTCCGCCCAGCAGCAGTATGGCTTCCAGTACCCCCTTGCCATGGCAGCAAA ATACGACGACTACCACCACGAGCGCTGGCACAGGGTCCATCCCGCCATGGCAACAGCAGCAGGCGGCTGCCGCAGCTTCTCCAGGAGCCCCTCAGATGCAAGGCAACCCCACTATGGTGCCCCTGCCCCCCGGGGTCCAGCCGCCTCTGCCGCCCggggcccctccccctccgccgcctccgccgcctGGTTCCGCCGGCATGATGtatgccccgccccctcctcctccgcctcccaTGGACCCTTCTAA
- the SF1 gene encoding splicing factor 1 isoform X12, which produces MVALNPDFKPPADYKPPATRVSDKVMIPQDEYPEINFVGLLIGPRGNTLKNIEKECNAKIMIRGKGSVKEGKVGRKDGQMLPGEDEPLHALVTANTMENVKKAVEQIRNILKQGIETPEDQNDLRKMQLRELARLNGTLREDDNRILRPWQSSETRSITNTTVCTKCGGAGHIASDCKFQRPGDPQSAQDKARMDKEYLSLMAELGEAPVPASVGSTSGPATTPLASAPRPAAPANNPPPPSLMSTTQSRPPWMNSGPSESRPYHGMHGGGPGGPGGGPHSFPHPLPSLTGGHGGHPMQHNPNGPPPPWMQPPPPPMNQGPHPPGHHGPPPMDQYLGSTPVGSGVYRLHQGKGMMPPPPMGMMPPPPPPPSGQPPPPPSGPLPPWQQQQQQPPPPPPPSSSMASSTPLPWQQNTTTTTTSAGTGSIPPWQQQQAAAAASPGAPQMQGNPTMVPLPPGVQPPLPPGAPPPPPPPPPGSAGMMIPPRGGDGPSHESEDFPRPLVTLPGRQPQQRPWWTGWFGKAA; this is translated from the exons ATGGTTGCCCTCAACCCTGATTTCAAGCCGCCTGCAGATTACAA gcCTCCAGCAACACGGGTGAGCGATAAAGTAATGATTCCACAAGATGAGTACCCAGAAATCAACTTCGTGGGGCTGCTGATTGGGCCCAG AGGGAACACCTTGAAGAACATAGAGAAGGAATGTAACGCCAAGATTATGATTCGGGGAAAAGGGTCTGTCAAAGAAGGGAAGGTCGGGCGCAAAGATGGCCAGATGTTGCCTGGAGAAGATGAACCACTTCATGCCCTGGTTACCGCCAACACCATGGAGAATGTGAAGAAAGCCGTGGAACAG ATAAGAAACATCCTGAAGCAGGGTATTGAGACCCCTGAGGACCAGAATGATCTACGGAAGATGCAGCTTCGGGAGTTGGCCCGTTTGAACGGGACCCTTCGAGAAGATGATAACAG GATCTTAAGACCTTGGCAGAGCTCAGAGACCCGCAGCATTACCAATACCACAGTGTGTACCAAGTGCGGAGGGGCTGGCCATATTGCTTCCGATTGTAAATTCCAAAG GCCTGGTGACCCCCAGTCAGCTCAGGATAAAGCACGGATGGATAAAGAGTATTTGTCCCTCATGGCTGAACTGGGCGAAGCCCCTGTGCCAGCGTCCGTGGGCTCCACCTCTGGGCCTGCCACCACGCCCCTGGCCAGCGCGCCTCGGCCTGCTGCTCCCGCCAACAACCCACCTCCCCCG TCTCTCATGTCCACCACCCAGAGCCGCCCACCCTGGATGAATTCGGGCCCTTCAGAGAGTCGGCCCTACCACGGCATGCATGGAGGTGGTCCTGGTGGGCCCGGAGGTGGCCCCCACAGCTTCCCACACCCGTTACCCAGCCTGACAGGTGGGCACGGTGGACATCCCATGCAGCACAACCCTAACGGACCCCCACCCCCTTGGATGCAGCCGCCACCACCACCGATGAACCAGGGCCCCCACCCACCTGGGCATCATGGCCCTCCTCCAATGG ATCAGTACCTGGGAAGTACGCCTGTGGGCTCTGGGGTCTATCGCCTGCATCAAGGAAAAG GTATGATGCCACCGCCGCCTATGGGCATgatgccgccgccgccgccgcctcccagtgggcagcccccgccccctccctctggccctcttcccccatggcagcagcagcagcagcagcctccgCCACCCCCTCCGCCCAGCAGCAGTATGGCTTCCAGTACCCCCTTGCCATGGCAGCAAA ATACGACGACTACCACCACGAGCGCTGGCACAGGGTCCATCCCGCCATGGCAACAGCAGCAGGCGGCTGCCGCAGCTTCTCCAGGAGCCCCTCAGATGCAAGGCAACCCCACTATGGTGCCCCTGCCCCCCGGGGTCCAGCCGCCTCTGCCGCCCggggcccctccccctccgccgcctccgccgcctGGTTCCGCCGGCATGAT GATCCCTCCCCGCGGCGGCGATGGCCCGAGCCATGAGAGTGAGGACTTTCCGCGCCCATTGGTGACCCTTCCAGGCAGACAGCCTCAGCAGCGCCCCTGGTGGACGGGATGGTTCGGCAAAGCAGCCTGA
- the SF1 gene encoding splicing factor 1 isoform X11, whose protein sequence is MVALNPDFKPPADYKPPATRVSDKVMIPQDEYPEINFVGLLIGPRGNTLKNIEKECNAKIMIRGKGSVKEGKVGRKDGQMLPGEDEPLHALVTANTMENVKKAVEQIRNILKQGIETPEDQNDLRKMQLRELARLNGTLREDDNRILRPWQSSETRSITNTTVCTKCGGAGHIASDCKFQRPGDPQSAQDKARMDKEYLSLMAELGEAPVPASVGSTSGPATTPLASAPRPAAPANNPPPPSLMSTTQSRPPWMNSGPSESRPYHGMHGGGPGGPGGGPHSFPHPLPSLTGGHGGHPMQHNPNGPPPPWMQPPPPPMNQGPHPPGHHGPPPMDQYLGSTPVGSGVYRLHQGKGMMPPPPMGMMPPPPPPPSGQPPPPPSGPLPPWQQQQQQPPPPPPPSSSMASSTPLPWQQRSLPAAAMARAMRVRTFRAHW, encoded by the exons ATGGTTGCCCTCAACCCTGATTTCAAGCCGCCTGCAGATTACAA gcCTCCAGCAACACGGGTGAGCGATAAAGTAATGATTCCACAAGATGAGTACCCAGAAATCAACTTCGTGGGGCTGCTGATTGGGCCCAG AGGGAACACCTTGAAGAACATAGAGAAGGAATGTAACGCCAAGATTATGATTCGGGGAAAAGGGTCTGTCAAAGAAGGGAAGGTCGGGCGCAAAGATGGCCAGATGTTGCCTGGAGAAGATGAACCACTTCATGCCCTGGTTACCGCCAACACCATGGAGAATGTGAAGAAAGCCGTGGAACAG ATAAGAAACATCCTGAAGCAGGGTATTGAGACCCCTGAGGACCAGAATGATCTACGGAAGATGCAGCTTCGGGAGTTGGCCCGTTTGAACGGGACCCTTCGAGAAGATGATAACAG GATCTTAAGACCTTGGCAGAGCTCAGAGACCCGCAGCATTACCAATACCACAGTGTGTACCAAGTGCGGAGGGGCTGGCCATATTGCTTCCGATTGTAAATTCCAAAG GCCTGGTGACCCCCAGTCAGCTCAGGATAAAGCACGGATGGATAAAGAGTATTTGTCCCTCATGGCTGAACTGGGCGAAGCCCCTGTGCCAGCGTCCGTGGGCTCCACCTCTGGGCCTGCCACCACGCCCCTGGCCAGCGCGCCTCGGCCTGCTGCTCCCGCCAACAACCCACCTCCCCCG TCTCTCATGTCCACCACCCAGAGCCGCCCACCCTGGATGAATTCGGGCCCTTCAGAGAGTCGGCCCTACCACGGCATGCATGGAGGTGGTCCTGGTGGGCCCGGAGGTGGCCCCCACAGCTTCCCACACCCGTTACCCAGCCTGACAGGTGGGCACGGTGGACATCCCATGCAGCACAACCCTAACGGACCCCCACCCCCTTGGATGCAGCCGCCACCACCACCGATGAACCAGGGCCCCCACCCACCTGGGCATCATGGCCCTCCTCCAATGG ATCAGTACCTGGGAAGTACGCCTGTGGGCTCTGGGGTCTATCGCCTGCATCAAGGAAAAG GTATGATGCCACCGCCGCCTATGGGCATgatgccgccgccgccgccgcctcccagtgggcagcccccgccccctccctctggccctcttcccccatggcagcagcagcagcagcagcctccgCCACCCCCTCCGCCCAGCAGCAGTATGGCTTCCAGTACCCCCTTGCCATGGCAGCAAA GATCCCTCCCCGCGGCGGCGATGGCCCGAGCCATGAGAGTGAGGACTTTCCGCGCCCATTGGTGA
- the SF1 gene encoding splicing factor 1 isoform X6: protein MVPSSGLEELWHVGVLSPKHAESMSLFFLRPPATRVSDKVMIPQDEYPEINFVGLLIGPRGNTLKNIEKECNAKIMIRGKGSVKEGKVGRKDGQMLPGEDEPLHALVTANTMENVKKAVEQIRNILKQGIETPEDQNDLRKMQLRELARLNGTLREDDNRILRPWQSSETRSITNTTVCTKCGGAGHIASDCKFQRPGDPQSAQDKARMDKEYLSLMAELGEAPVPASVGSTSGPATTPLASAPRPAAPANNPPPPSLMSTTQSRPPWMNSGPSESRPYHGMHGGGPGGPGGGPHSFPHPLPSLTGGHGGHPMQHNPNGPPPPWMQPPPPPMNQGPHPPGHHGPPPMDQYLGSTPVGSGVYRLHQGKGMMPPPPMGMMPPPPPPPSGQPPPPPSGPLPPWQQQQQQPPPPPPPSSSMASSTPLPWQQRSLPAAAMARAMRVRTFRAHW from the exons ATGGTACCAAGCTCAGGTTTAGAAGAGCTGTGGCATGTCGGTGTCCTGTCTCCGAAACACGCGGAGTCCAtgagtcttttctttcttaggcCTCCAGCAACACGGGTGAGCGATAAAGTAATGATTCCACAAGATGAGTACCCAGAAATCAACTTCGTGGGGCTGCTGATTGGGCCCAG AGGGAACACCTTGAAGAACATAGAGAAGGAATGTAACGCCAAGATTATGATTCGGGGAAAAGGGTCTGTCAAAGAAGGGAAGGTCGGGCGCAAAGATGGCCAGATGTTGCCTGGAGAAGATGAACCACTTCATGCCCTGGTTACCGCCAACACCATGGAGAATGTGAAGAAAGCCGTGGAACAG ATAAGAAACATCCTGAAGCAGGGTATTGAGACCCCTGAGGACCAGAATGATCTACGGAAGATGCAGCTTCGGGAGTTGGCCCGTTTGAACGGGACCCTTCGAGAAGATGATAACAG GATCTTAAGACCTTGGCAGAGCTCAGAGACCCGCAGCATTACCAATACCACAGTGTGTACCAAGTGCGGAGGGGCTGGCCATATTGCTTCCGATTGTAAATTCCAAAG GCCTGGTGACCCCCAGTCAGCTCAGGATAAAGCACGGATGGATAAAGAGTATTTGTCCCTCATGGCTGAACTGGGCGAAGCCCCTGTGCCAGCGTCCGTGGGCTCCACCTCTGGGCCTGCCACCACGCCCCTGGCCAGCGCGCCTCGGCCTGCTGCTCCCGCCAACAACCCACCTCCCCCG TCTCTCATGTCCACCACCCAGAGCCGCCCACCCTGGATGAATTCGGGCCCTTCAGAGAGTCGGCCCTACCACGGCATGCATGGAGGTGGTCCTGGTGGGCCCGGAGGTGGCCCCCACAGCTTCCCACACCCGTTACCCAGCCTGACAGGTGGGCACGGTGGACATCCCATGCAGCACAACCCTAACGGACCCCCACCCCCTTGGATGCAGCCGCCACCACCACCGATGAACCAGGGCCCCCACCCACCTGGGCATCATGGCCCTCCTCCAATGG ATCAGTACCTGGGAAGTACGCCTGTGGGCTCTGGGGTCTATCGCCTGCATCAAGGAAAAG GTATGATGCCACCGCCGCCTATGGGCATgatgccgccgccgccgccgcctcccagtgggcagcccccgccccctccctctggccctcttcccccatggcagcagcagcagcagcagcctccgCCACCCCCTCCGCCCAGCAGCAGTATGGCTTCCAGTACCCCCTTGCCATGGCAGCAAA GATCCCTCCCCGCGGCGGCGATGGCCCGAGCCATGAGAGTGAGGACTTTCCGCGCCCATTGGTGA